Proteins encoded within one genomic window of Manis pentadactyla isolate mManPen7 chromosome 4, mManPen7.hap1, whole genome shotgun sequence:
- the THEM5 gene encoding acyl-coenzyme A thioesterase THEM5 isoform X1 produces the protein MIRRGFQAAARLGHHRAFPGAPCILPRLSPASAFGSSTDSLISRFCLEKTELKDLALPNASWCPDMLSLYQEFLEKTKTNGWIKLPSFKSNREHIQGLKLPFGLAVTSDISDWRIFTRCIQVEGQGYEYVIFFHPSKKKSICLFQPGPYLEGAPGFAHGGSLAAMMDETFSKTAYLAGEGLFTISLNIRFKNLIPVGSLAILNVDVEKIEHQKIHMSCITQSSDQQTVYAKSSAVFLQLQLEEESSQ, from the exons ATGATAAGGAGAGGCTTCCAGGCAGCAGCAAGACTTGGCCACCATAGAGCCTTTCCTGGTGCTCCCTGCATTTTGCCCAGACTCAGCCCTGCCTCAGCATTTGGATCGTCCACGGACTCCCTG ATCTCAAGATTCTGTCTGGAGAAAACAGAGTTGAAGGATTTAGCCCTTCCTAATGCCAGCTGGTGTCCAGACATGCTAAGCCTGTACCAGGAATTTCTGGAGAAGACCAAGACCAATGGCTGGATCAAACTGCCGTCCTTCAAGTCCAACAGAGAGCACATCCAAGGGCTCAAGCTCCCATTTGGGCTAGCAGTTACCTCGG ACATAAGCGACTGGCGCATCTTCACTAGGTGCATCCAAGTGGAAGGACAAGGCTACGAGTACGTCATCTTTTTCCACCCATCCAAGAAGAAgtccatctgtcttttccaaccaGGTCCCTACCTGGAGGGGGCTCCAGG ATTTGCCCACGGAGGGTCCCTGGCAGCCATGATGGATGAGAccttttctaaaactgcataCCTGGCTGGAGAGGGACTGTTCACAATAAGCCTTAACATCAGATTCAAAAA CTTGATCCCCGTGGGCTCTCTGGCTATACTGAATGTTGACGTGGAAAAGATTGAGCACCAGAAGATTCACATGTCCTGCATCACCCAGAGCAGTGACCAGCAGACAGTCTATGCCAAGTCCTCAG CTGTTTTCCTTCAGCTGCAGCTGGAAGAAGAGTCATCCCAGTAA
- the THEM5 gene encoding acyl-coenzyme A thioesterase THEM5 isoform X2, translating into MIRRGFQAAARLGHHRAFPGAPCILPRLSPASAFGSSTDSLISRFCLEKTELKDLALPNASWCPDMLSLYQEFLEKTKTNGWIKLPSFKSNREHIQGLKLPFGLAVTSDISDWRIFTRCIQVEGQGYEYVIFFHPSKKKSICLFQPGPYLEGAPGFAHGGSLAAMMDETFSKTAYLAGEGLFTISLNIRFKNLIPVGSLAILNVDVEKIEHQKIHMSCITQSSDQQTVYAKSSVDQDNL; encoded by the exons ATGATAAGGAGAGGCTTCCAGGCAGCAGCAAGACTTGGCCACCATAGAGCCTTTCCTGGTGCTCCCTGCATTTTGCCCAGACTCAGCCCTGCCTCAGCATTTGGATCGTCCACGGACTCCCTG ATCTCAAGATTCTGTCTGGAGAAAACAGAGTTGAAGGATTTAGCCCTTCCTAATGCCAGCTGGTGTCCAGACATGCTAAGCCTGTACCAGGAATTTCTGGAGAAGACCAAGACCAATGGCTGGATCAAACTGCCGTCCTTCAAGTCCAACAGAGAGCACATCCAAGGGCTCAAGCTCCCATTTGGGCTAGCAGTTACCTCGG ACATAAGCGACTGGCGCATCTTCACTAGGTGCATCCAAGTGGAAGGACAAGGCTACGAGTACGTCATCTTTTTCCACCCATCCAAGAAGAAgtccatctgtcttttccaaccaGGTCCCTACCTGGAGGGGGCTCCAGG ATTTGCCCACGGAGGGTCCCTGGCAGCCATGATGGATGAGAccttttctaaaactgcataCCTGGCTGGAGAGGGACTGTTCACAATAAGCCTTAACATCAGATTCAAAAA CTTGATCCCCGTGGGCTCTCTGGCTATACTGAATGTTGACGTGGAAAAGATTGAGCACCAGAAGATTCACATGTCCTGCATCACCCAGAGCAGTGACCAGCAGACAGTCTATGCCAAGTCCTCAG TTGACCAAGATAATTTATGA